ACGACAGCCCACGGGAACAGGAGCGCCACTTCCACGTCGAAGATGAGGAAGACGATGGCGATCACGTAAAACCGGATGTTGAACTGGACCCAGGACTGCCCGAACGGAATCTCGCCGCATTCGTAGGTGGACGCCTTGACCGCGTTGGGCGCCTTCGGGGAAAGAAGCCACGTGACGGTGTTCAACGCGAGGACCACGAATGCCGCAAATCCCATAAACACGAGGATCGTTGCGAATTGGTAGGTCATATCGTTTCCGTTTTCCGCCTTGCGCAGGGAATCGGGCTGATACAGCAAGGGCATAAAATACCCGAGAACGTCCCCGTGTCAATCAAAAAAATTTCGCCCCCCGGAAACGACCGCCTCGCGGCGCGGGGGATATAATGGGCCGATGCCGTTCGATCCCCTTCCACGGTACCCGATTCTGCTCGCGCCGGCGGGTTCGCTCCCGGCGGTGGGCGCCGCGTTGTCGGCGGGAGCCGACGCCGTCTACGTCGGGATCCGCGGCCTCTCGCGCGGCGGGGGCTCGGGAATCCCCCTCGAGGAGGCCGGGCGGGCCGCGGCGGACTGCGCCGGCGCCGGGAGGAGGCTCCACGCGGCGGTGAACGCCGTTCCGTCCTCCGGGGAGCTTCCCGCCTTCCTCTCCGCCCTGCGGCGGCTCGCCGCGGAAGGAGTCTCCGAGATCATCCTGAACGACCCGGGACTGATCGCCCTGGCGCGGAAGGAGCTCCCCGGTCTGCCGATCTGCGCCTCCGTGGGGCTGTCCGTCGTGAATCCGGAGGACGCGATGGCCTGCCGCGACCTCGGCGCCGACGCCGTCGTCCTCCCGTCGGCGGTCCGCCCGGAAGAGGTTTCCGCCATCAAGCGCGCGT
This DNA window, taken from Thermodesulfobacteriota bacterium, encodes the following:
- a CDS encoding NADH-quinone oxidoreductase subunit A — its product is MGFAAFVVLALNTVTWLLSPKAPNAVKASTYECGEIPFGQSWVQFNIRFYVIAIVFLIFDVEVALLFPWAVVFRKLGWLAFVEAFIFIVILLAGLAYLWKEGDLDWVRTLQDAPAKRGVK
- a CDS encoding peptidase U32 family protein translates to MPFDPLPRYPILLAPAGSLPAVGAALSAGADAVYVGIRGLSRGGGSGIPLEEAGRAAADCAGAGRRLHAAVNAVPSSGELPAFLSALRRLAAEGVSEIILNDPGLIALARKELPGLPICASVGLSVVNPEDAMACRDLGADAVVLPSAVRPEEVSAIKRASGLRIEVFAWCRPEFLLHGRCGLTGYAAECPDGGPASPKRGGGCRLVCRGLPVPREARPTEDELPQWIRAGADVFKIEGRNLAPDALKRLVSRIRGKLDDAIGRSAAG